One window from the genome of Thermus islandicus DSM 21543 encodes:
- a CDS encoding thiamine diphosphokinase: MKRFALLLGGPLLGTAALKERLKGYRLLAADSGGRHALALGLPVELWLGDFDSSPPELQEALPAPKEVLPQDKDLTDGEALLWKALELGAEEILLLGALGGRLDHTLAHLELAFALLEKGVRVELTDGLAWAIPLLPGLHAFPLEPGAPFSLLPFPEATLGVEGARWNLPPTPLRATTRTLENRALGPIRVLVEAGRALLYLFRTLPTSPFRGKSPLAGAARIWYRG; encoded by the coding sequence ATGAAGCGCTTCGCCCTCCTTCTGGGAGGCCCCCTTTTGGGGACGGCGGCCCTAAAGGAAAGGCTGAAGGGTTACCGCCTTCTGGCGGCGGACTCGGGCGGACGGCACGCCCTGGCCCTTGGCCTTCCCGTGGAGCTTTGGCTTGGGGACTTTGACTCAAGCCCCCCTGAGCTCCAAGAGGCCCTTCCCGCCCCCAAGGAGGTCCTCCCCCAGGACAAGGACCTCACCGACGGGGAGGCCCTCCTCTGGAAGGCCTTGGAGCTCGGGGCGGAGGAGATCCTCCTGCTCGGGGCCCTGGGTGGGCGGCTGGACCATACCCTGGCCCATCTGGAGCTGGCCTTCGCCCTCCTGGAGAAGGGGGTTCGGGTAGAGCTTACGGACGGGCTTGCCTGGGCCATCCCCCTCCTTCCCGGCCTCCACGCCTTCCCCCTGGAGCCCGGCGCTCCCTTCAGCCTCCTTCCCTTTCCCGAGGCCACCCTGGGGGTGGAAGGGGCCCGGTGGAACCTCCCCCCAACCCCCCTTCGGGCCACCACCCGCACCCTGGAAAACCGCGCCCTGGGGCCCATCCGGGTCCTTGTGGAGGCGGGCCGGGCCCTCCTCTACCTTTTCAGGACTTTACCCACATCTCCGTTTCGTGGTAAATCTCCCCTTGCGGGCGCAGCCCGTATCTGGTACCGGGGGTGA
- a CDS encoding ABC transporter ATP-binding protein — translation MLELSLEKRFPGFRLALELTLAEGEVLALLGPSGSGKSTLLRLVAGLLPPDRGFVRFQGEDLTAFPPERRKVGFLFQDYALFPHLTVAENIAFGLVEARWPKEVQRARVEELLLRMELTPHARKRPQELSGGEQQRVALARALAPRPRLLLLDEPLGALDLRLREELLLFLRRTLKEEGVTTLLVTHDQGEAFLLAHRVALLREGHLVQVGRPEEVYARPKDAWTARFLGHKNLLSPEESQALGLPPKAHLLPPRALALEGSLEGVVEERLFFGPRVGLWVRVKGVRLYLEAPEGPKEGERVSLHLDPSRALALEG, via the coding sequence GTGCTGGAGCTTTCCCTGGAAAAGCGCTTCCCCGGCTTCCGCCTCGCCTTGGAACTCACCCTGGCGGAGGGCGAGGTCCTGGCCCTTTTGGGCCCCTCGGGAAGCGGGAAGAGCACCCTCCTCAGGCTGGTCGCTGGCCTCCTTCCCCCGGACCGGGGGTTCGTGCGCTTCCAGGGCGAGGACCTCACCGCCTTTCCCCCGGAGAGGCGGAAGGTGGGCTTCCTCTTCCAGGACTACGCGCTCTTCCCCCACCTCACCGTGGCGGAGAACATCGCCTTCGGCCTGGTGGAGGCCCGCTGGCCCAAGGAGGTCCAACGGGCTCGGGTGGAGGAGCTTCTGCTGCGCATGGAGCTCACCCCCCACGCCAGAAAACGGCCCCAGGAGCTTTCGGGAGGAGAGCAACAGCGGGTGGCCCTGGCCCGGGCCTTGGCCCCGAGGCCCCGCCTCCTCCTGCTGGACGAGCCCTTAGGGGCCTTGGACCTGAGGCTAAGGGAGGAACTCCTCCTTTTCCTGCGGAGGACCCTCAAGGAGGAGGGGGTCACCACCCTTCTCGTCACCCACGACCAGGGCGAGGCCTTCCTCCTGGCCCACCGGGTGGCCCTTCTGCGGGAAGGCCACCTGGTCCAGGTGGGCAGGCCAGAGGAGGTGTATGCCCGGCCCAAGGACGCTTGGACTGCCCGGTTCCTGGGCCACAAGAACCTCCTTTCCCCCGAGGAGAGCCAAGCCCTGGGGCTCCCCCCAAAGGCCCACCTCCTCCCCCCGCGGGCCCTCGCCCTCGAGGGGTCCCTGGAAGGGGTGGTGGAGGAGCGCCTCTTCTTCGGGCCACGGGTGGGGCTTTGGGTACGGGTGAAGGGGGTGCGGCTCTACCTCGAGGCCCCCGAAGGTCCGAAAGAGGGGGAAAGGGTCAGCCTCCACCTGGACCCCTCCCGGGCGTTAGCCTTGGAGGGATGA
- the cycA gene encoding cytochrome C-552 — protein sequence MKRTLTALLLLGSLALAQADGAKVYAQCAGCHQPNGQGLPGAFPPLAGHVAEILSKQGGREYLIKVLLWGLQGQIEVKGMKYNGAMPAFSQLKDEEIAAVLTHIATAWGDDKKVKDFKPFAAAEVKALRDKKLTPQQVYEERKKLGLK from the coding sequence ATGAAGCGGACGCTTACGGCTCTCCTCCTGCTCGGCAGCCTGGCCCTGGCCCAGGCGGACGGCGCCAAGGTCTACGCCCAGTGCGCAGGTTGCCACCAGCCTAACGGCCAAGGCCTTCCCGGAGCCTTCCCGCCCCTCGCGGGCCACGTGGCGGAGATCCTCTCCAAGCAGGGGGGCCGGGAGTACCTCATCAAGGTGCTCCTATGGGGCCTTCAGGGCCAGATTGAGGTGAAGGGGATGAAGTACAACGGAGCTATGCCCGCCTTCTCCCAGCTCAAGGATGAGGAGATCGCCGCGGTCCTCACCCACATCGCCACCGCCTGGGGGGACGACAAGAAGGTGAAGGACTTCAAGCCCTTTGCCGCAGCCGAGGTGAAGGCCCTCCGGGACAAGAAGCTCACCCCGCAGCAGGTCTACGAGGAGCGGAAGAAGCTGGGCCTCAAGTAG
- a CDS encoding thioredoxin fold domain-containing protein: protein MYVYGVLLTLWASVALAAPDFGRWYPWEQAQALAKAHGRMLLLYFHSPYCPYCEQMNTFVLSDPAVSRFLEERFVVASVGTETPEGQELARRFRVPGTPTFVFLAFRKGAWEEVGRLFGSRPRAQFLEELRQMCAKGGACE, encoded by the coding sequence ATGTACGTGTACGGGGTACTTTTGACCCTTTGGGCGAGCGTAGCCTTGGCCGCTCCCGACTTCGGGCGCTGGTACCCGTGGGAGCAGGCCCAGGCCCTGGCCAAGGCCCATGGTCGCATGCTTTTGCTCTACTTCCACAGTCCCTACTGCCCCTACTGCGAGCAGATGAACACCTTCGTCCTATCGGATCCTGCCGTAAGCCGCTTTTTGGAAGAGCGGTTTGTGGTGGCCTCCGTGGGCACCGAGACCCCGGAGGGGCAGGAGCTGGCCCGGCGCTTCCGGGTGCCGGGGACCCCTACCTTTGTCTTCCTCGCCTTCCGCAAGGGGGCGTGGGAAGAGGTGGGCCGGCTTTTCGGCAGCCGGCCCAGGGCGCAGTTTTTGGAGGAGCTGCGCCAGATGTGTGCCAAGGGAGGTGCATGTGAATAG
- the soxY gene encoding thiosulfate oxidation carrier protein SoxY, with protein MNRRAFLKATGVTLGAMAFLGLPARAQGLEGEDLANLEKALKETLGKGFKDLTPSDLVKLNMPQIAESGANVPLEVEVNLPSAQVKAIHLFADKNPTPRLVSLKPMKALPYYASRVRLAETTAVRAVVETQDGKLLLASSSTRVTVGGCG; from the coding sequence GTGAATAGGCGAGCGTTTCTTAAGGCTACCGGCGTAACCCTGGGGGCCATGGCCTTCTTGGGGCTTCCCGCAAGGGCCCAGGGCCTCGAGGGGGAGGACCTTGCGAACCTGGAGAAGGCCCTCAAGGAAACCCTGGGAAAGGGATTTAAGGACCTTACCCCCTCAGACTTGGTGAAGCTCAACATGCCCCAGATCGCCGAGAGCGGGGCCAACGTTCCCCTGGAGGTGGAGGTGAACCTGCCCTCGGCCCAGGTCAAGGCCATCCACCTGTTTGCCGACAAGAACCCCACCCCCCGCTTGGTGAGCCTCAAGCCCATGAAGGCCTTGCCCTACTACGCCAGCCGGGTCCGCTTGGCCGAGACCACGGCGGTGCGGGCGGTGGTGGAAACCCAAGACGGCAAGCTGCTTCTGGCTTCGTCCAGCACCCGGGTCACCGTGGGCGGGTGCGGTTAA
- the soxZ gene encoding thiosulfate oxidation carrier complex protein SoxZ: protein MAIRVIVRLTPAKPKAGEEFKLQAVAQHPNEPGTRKDAEGKLIPAKYINLVEVYFEGEKVAEAAPGPSTSANPLYSFKFKAEKGGTFTVKLKDTDGDTGEGTVKLELA from the coding sequence ATGGCCATTCGCGTGATCGTACGCCTGACCCCGGCCAAGCCCAAGGCGGGCGAGGAATTCAAGCTCCAGGCGGTGGCCCAGCATCCCAACGAGCCTGGCACCCGCAAGGATGCGGAGGGCAAGCTCATTCCCGCCAAGTACATCAACCTGGTGGAGGTCTACTTTGAAGGGGAGAAGGTCGCCGAGGCCGCCCCTGGCCCTTCCACCAGCGCGAACCCCCTGTACAGCTTCAAGTTCAAGGCGGAGAAGGGGGGGACCTTCACCGTGAAGCTTAAGGACACGGATGGCGACACGGGGGAGGGGACGGTCAAGCTGGAGCTGGCCTAG
- the soxA gene encoding sulfur oxidation c-type cytochrome SoxA, translated as MGKAAWVAWFLLLLGVALAQEGGDPREEAKRQKELLRQTAGVLPTELIAAQGEELFNRKGPSGKTMAACDFGLGKGVLEGVAARLPRYFLDTGKVEDLDGRIVTCMTRVQGFKPEQVKRSEVVAVAFYIASKSTGHKVQTRLLFPEERELYALGEKLFWARSGPRDVGCATCHVTYVGKRAGVLPYADVLGKDQSWTHWPAYRYSNDQAWTMQDRIRACYGNLAHPQPALYSQPILALEVFLAYQNRGAQVEEWPAFVR; from the coding sequence ATGGGTAAGGCGGCCTGGGTGGCGTGGTTCCTTCTCCTGCTAGGGGTGGCTCTGGCCCAGGAAGGAGGGGACCCCCGGGAGGAGGCCAAGCGGCAGAAAGAGCTTTTGCGCCAAACGGCGGGCGTCCTCCCTACCGAGCTCATCGCAGCCCAAGGGGAGGAGCTTTTTAACCGCAAGGGGCCTTCGGGAAAGACCATGGCAGCCTGCGACTTCGGCCTGGGGAAGGGGGTCCTGGAGGGGGTGGCCGCCCGGCTCCCCCGCTATTTCCTGGACACGGGGAAGGTGGAGGACCTGGACGGGCGGATCGTCACCTGCATGACCCGGGTCCAGGGGTTTAAGCCCGAGCAGGTCAAGCGTTCGGAAGTGGTGGCCGTGGCCTTCTATATCGCCAGCAAGTCCACGGGGCACAAGGTCCAGACCCGGCTTCTGTTTCCCGAGGAGCGGGAACTCTATGCCCTGGGGGAGAAGCTCTTCTGGGCCCGCTCCGGGCCCCGGGATGTGGGGTGCGCCACCTGCCACGTAACCTATGTGGGGAAGCGGGCGGGGGTCCTGCCCTATGCGGACGTGCTGGGCAAGGACCAGTCCTGGACCCACTGGCCCGCCTACCGCTACTCCAATGACCAGGCCTGGACCATGCAGGACCGTATCCGGGCCTGTTACGGGAACCTGGCCCACCCTCAGCCCGCCTTGTATTCCCAGCCCATTTTGGCCCTGGAGGTCTTTTTGGCCTACCAGAACCGCGGGGCCCAGGTAGAGGAGTGGCCCGCCTTCGTGCGGTGA
- the soxX gene encoding sulfur oxidation c-type cytochrome SoxX, which yields MRKVALALLVLALAFAFAQRYFAEEELKRIQTGGKAYAEAFVNQRPDQALCSLHRNRLPGDLLPKFLEEQRAKIQYPAGGKLMGDWKRGGAIFNNLQKANCFSCHFGSPVHLGGDVGPSLEKYGLKRGQSEAIQRYTYEVIYNSWAYFPCSVMYRFGAQGLLTPEEIADVVAYLLDPESEFNTKPAVGSR from the coding sequence ATGCGGAAGGTAGCCCTCGCTCTTTTGGTCCTTGCCCTGGCCTTCGCCTTCGCCCAGCGCTACTTCGCCGAGGAGGAGCTTAAGCGCATCCAGACGGGGGGCAAGGCCTACGCCGAGGCGTTCGTGAACCAAAGGCCCGACCAGGCCCTCTGCTCCCTTCACCGCAACCGCCTTCCCGGAGACCTCCTGCCCAAGTTCCTGGAGGAACAGCGGGCAAAGATTCAGTACCCCGCAGGGGGAAAGCTTATGGGGGATTGGAAAAGGGGCGGGGCCATCTTCAATAACCTTCAGAAGGCCAACTGCTTTTCCTGCCACTTCGGTTCCCCGGTTCACCTAGGCGGGGATGTAGGGCCGAGCCTGGAGAAGTACGGCCTGAAGCGGGGCCAGTCGGAGGCCATCCAGCGGTACACCTATGAGGTCATCTACAACAGCTGGGCCTACTTCCCCTGCTCGGTCATGTACCGCTTCGGGGCCCAGGGCCTCCTCACCCCGGAGGAGATTGCGGACGTGGTGGCCTACCTTCTAGACCCGGAGAGCGAGTTCAACACCAAGCCTGCGGTGGGGTCCAGATGA
- the soxB gene encoding thiosulfohydrolase SoxB, producing the protein MTRRELLGLLAALGVTSPRAFAQLLERPQELYQLPPYGDLTLLFLSDLHAQLLPHYYMEPPNLLAPKPLMGRPGYLAGEAMLRYFGLKPGSLEAYLASFVDFQALAERFGPLGGGAQIAALIQGQRAQAKKALVLEGGDNWTNSGLSLLTRGGVMVDWMNRVGFDHMVFHWEWTLGRGRVEELLRTLRARPISFNVTDDLFGDPIFPPYALHEAGGYTVAVIGSTYPYVKVSHPEEFTEGLSFGVRERELAKLVEELRGQGVDAIVLLSHNGLPLDTALAGRVPGIDLILSGHTHDITFTPVRVGKTYIVAGSTAGKALIRVDLKLKKGGIAGLRLRVLPVASRLLPQDPQVAAFIEEAYAPHKAYLFETLAVSESLIYKRDTVYSTFDELAGRAVRAFYPEVEVVFSPGTRWGTTILPGEAITREKVLAYTAFTYPEVYVFRLKGERLKAVLEDVAANVFSPDPFYQQGGDMSRAYGLRYTLNPDAPTGSRILDLQVGGKPWDPHREYVVAAYGGRLQRAGTPVPGVEPKPIYEILAAYLKAEGRIRIDPKPNVRVVGRNYRVPEVKG; encoded by the coding sequence ATGACCCGGAGGGAGCTGCTCGGCCTGCTCGCCGCCTTGGGGGTGACAAGCCCCAGGGCTTTCGCCCAGCTTCTGGAGCGTCCCCAGGAGCTCTACCAGCTCCCCCCTTACGGCGACCTAACCCTTCTTTTCCTCTCCGATCTCCACGCCCAGCTTTTGCCCCACTATTACATGGAGCCCCCTAACCTCCTCGCCCCCAAGCCCCTTATGGGCCGCCCGGGGTATCTCGCGGGAGAGGCCATGCTCCGCTACTTTGGGCTTAAGCCGGGGAGCCTCGAGGCCTACCTGGCCTCCTTCGTGGATTTCCAGGCCTTGGCGGAGCGCTTTGGCCCCTTAGGCGGCGGAGCCCAGATCGCGGCCCTCATCCAGGGGCAAAGGGCCCAAGCCAAAAAAGCCCTGGTTCTGGAGGGGGGGGACAACTGGACCAACTCGGGCCTTTCCCTCCTCACCCGGGGTGGGGTCATGGTGGACTGGATGAACCGGGTGGGGTTTGACCACATGGTCTTCCACTGGGAGTGGACCCTAGGGCGGGGGCGGGTGGAGGAGCTTTTGCGAACCCTTCGGGCCAGGCCCATAAGCTTTAACGTCACCGACGACCTTTTTGGCGATCCCATCTTCCCCCCCTACGCCCTGCACGAGGCCGGTGGCTACACGGTGGCCGTCATCGGCTCCACCTATCCCTACGTCAAAGTGTCCCATCCGGAGGAGTTCACCGAGGGGCTTTCCTTCGGGGTGCGGGAGAGGGAGCTGGCCAAGCTGGTAGAGGAGCTTAGGGGCCAGGGGGTGGACGCCATCGTCCTTCTCTCCCACAACGGCTTGCCCCTGGACACCGCCTTGGCCGGAAGGGTGCCAGGGATTGACCTCATCCTGAGCGGCCATACCCACGACATCACCTTCACCCCTGTGAGGGTGGGCAAGACCTACATCGTGGCGGGGAGCACGGCAGGGAAGGCCCTCATCCGGGTGGACCTGAAGCTCAAGAAGGGGGGGATTGCCGGTTTGCGCCTCAGGGTCTTGCCGGTGGCCTCCCGCCTCCTGCCCCAGGATCCCCAGGTGGCCGCCTTCATTGAGGAAGCCTATGCCCCCCATAAGGCCTACCTCTTTGAGACCTTGGCCGTTTCCGAGAGCCTCATCTACAAGAGGGACACCGTGTATTCCACCTTTGACGAGCTGGCGGGACGGGCGGTGCGGGCCTTTTACCCAGAGGTGGAGGTGGTCTTCAGCCCCGGGACCCGCTGGGGCACTACCATCCTCCCCGGGGAAGCCATCACCCGGGAAAAGGTTTTGGCCTATACCGCCTTCACCTACCCCGAGGTCTACGTCTTCCGGCTCAAAGGGGAGAGGCTTAAGGCGGTGCTGGAGGATGTAGCGGCCAACGTCTTCAGCCCCGATCCCTTTTACCAGCAGGGCGGGGACATGAGCCGGGCCTACGGCCTCAGGTACACCCTAAACCCCGATGCCCCCACCGGGAGCCGCATCTTGGACCTCCAGGTGGGGGGGAAACCTTGGGATCCTCACCGGGAGTACGTGGTGGCCGCCTATGGGGGCAGGCTTCAGCGGGCCGGCACCCCCGTGCCTGGGGTGGAGCCGAAGCCCATTTACGAGATTTTGGCGGCCTACTTGAAGGCGGAAGGCCGCATCCGCATAGACCCCAAGCCCAATGTGCGGGTGGTGGGGCGCAACTACCGCGTTCCGGAGGTGAAAGGATGA
- the soxX gene encoding sulfur oxidation c-type cytochrome SoxX yields the protein MRGHGFVALGILALLGLGLSQGGSFRARLEAAIRSGGEGFARTMLAQDKGQALCSQYRDRLPAELIPGFLAEQKALIRYPKDGKLMGDWKNGEKVFTDPKRGNCYACHAGDPREVAHGTMGPSLTGYGERGQSEAVVRYTYEKIYNAWAFVPCSLMYRGGVHGLFTPEEAADLTAFLLDPESPINRR from the coding sequence ATGAGAGGACATGGGTTCGTGGCTTTGGGGATCTTGGCCCTTCTCGGGCTTGGCCTCTCCCAGGGGGGCTCTTTTAGGGCCCGCCTCGAGGCGGCCATCCGCTCCGGGGGCGAGGGCTTTGCCCGGACCATGCTGGCCCAGGACAAGGGCCAGGCCCTCTGTTCCCAGTACCGGGATCGGCTCCCGGCAGAGCTGATCCCGGGTTTCCTGGCGGAGCAGAAGGCCCTCATCCGGTACCCCAAGGACGGCAAGCTCATGGGCGATTGGAAGAACGGGGAGAAGGTCTTCACCGACCCCAAGCGGGGCAACTGCTACGCCTGCCATGCCGGGGACCCCAGGGAGGTGGCCCACGGCACCATGGGCCCAAGCCTCACGGGCTACGGCGAGCGGGGGCAGTCGGAGGCGGTGGTCCGCTACACCTACGAGAAGATCTACAACGCCTGGGCCTTCGTGCCCTGCTCCTTGATGTACCGAGGCGGGGTACACGGTTTGTTTACCCCCGAGGAGGCGGCCGACCTGACGGCTTTCCTCCTTGACCCCGAGTCCCCGATCAACCGGAGGTGA
- the soxA gene encoding sulfur oxidation c-type cytochrome SoxA, producing MRKPWILLGGLALSALGFWAYTQQQKPLDPFEEAKRQRQAFLETFGVLPGELFAEQGKELFFRKGPSGKTLEACDFGKGPGVLEGVYAVLPKYFPDTGRVEDLETRVYTCMQRVQGFKPEAIKRDEVRAITTYIASLSSKAKIQVVPKHPQEIAMYNLGRELWYTRAGPRDMSCAVCHDRYAGQRVRLSPVRSPKQGLGNEWPAYRFEEDRLYTFEDRINFCYESIGIPKPEFYSEPHIALATYILAEATKAGHTFEELPFFTR from the coding sequence GTGAGGAAGCCCTGGATCCTCCTTGGTGGCCTGGCCCTTTCCGCCCTGGGGTTTTGGGCCTACACCCAGCAGCAAAAGCCCCTGGACCCCTTTGAGGAGGCCAAGCGCCAGCGCCAGGCCTTTCTGGAGACCTTTGGGGTCCTCCCCGGGGAGCTTTTTGCCGAGCAGGGGAAGGAGCTCTTCTTCCGCAAGGGGCCTTCGGGCAAGACCCTCGAGGCCTGCGACTTCGGCAAGGGGCCTGGGGTTTTGGAAGGGGTGTACGCGGTTTTGCCCAAATACTTCCCCGACACGGGCCGGGTGGAGGACTTGGAAACCCGGGTCTACACCTGCATGCAGCGGGTGCAGGGCTTTAAGCCCGAAGCGATCAAGCGGGACGAGGTGCGGGCCATCACCACGTACATCGCCTCCCTTTCCTCCAAGGCCAAGATTCAGGTGGTGCCCAAGCACCCCCAGGAGATCGCCATGTACAACCTGGGCCGGGAGCTTTGGTACACCCGGGCGGGCCCCCGCGACATGAGCTGCGCCGTCTGCCACGACCGCTACGCAGGCCAGCGGGTGCGGCTTTCCCCGGTAAGAAGCCCCAAGCAGGGCCTCGGGAACGAATGGCCTGCTTACCGCTTTGAGGAGGACAGGCTCTACACCTTTGAGGATCGCATCAACTTCTGCTACGAGTCCATCGGCATCCCCAAGCCCGAGTTCTACTCCGAGCCCCACATCGCCCTCGCCACCTACATCCTGGCCGAGGCCACCAAGGCCGGGCACACCTTTGAGGAGTTGCCCTTCTTCACGAGGTGA
- a CDS encoding rhodanese-like domain-containing protein: MRRRDLLLGLPFLALARAQGGKDWTEAFGAFLERVPPAGYLVYPTEARDLLLFSPFLLDVRTLEERKKGYIPGSVHIYAGEVPRRLSELPQDKEALILVYCNSGSVSAVVAAFLQAKGYRNAKNIAHGFKGWLDAGLEVEGGS; this comes from the coding sequence ATGCGCCGCCGGGATCTCCTGTTGGGCCTTCCCTTCCTCGCCCTGGCCAGGGCCCAGGGGGGCAAGGACTGGACCGAAGCCTTCGGGGCCTTCCTGGAGCGGGTGCCTCCGGCGGGCTATCTGGTCTATCCTACCGAGGCTCGGGACCTTTTGCTCTTTTCGCCCTTCCTCCTGGACGTGCGTACCCTGGAGGAGCGGAAAAAGGGGTATATCCCGGGCTCGGTGCACATCTACGCGGGGGAGGTGCCCAGGCGGCTTTCGGAGCTTCCCCAGGATAAGGAGGCGCTGATCCTGGTCTACTGCAACTCCGGGAGCGTCTCGGCGGTGGTGGCGGCCTTTTTGCAGGCCAAGGGCTACCGGAACGCCAAGAACATCGCCCACGGGTTCAAAGGCTGGCTGGATGCCGGTCTGGAAGTGGAGGGAGGATCATGA
- a CDS encoding translation initiation factor 2, translating to MKRWLAAVSLVLGLAFAQALVVEVKGTLEEVEAKTLAALKGVGLEPDRVLNLGEQVRQVTGPGFPEYRLVLLKPERGSIEAVTKNPMAAVVLPPTVFLTGKEGRYLVGTLDGRLLFSMLQVYGGEVERMVWRLEAALGRLGVVRKVSPALMPDPKSGMMPALLYRVAGAKAEDVVLLVESELTAHGLNLLPSVKVGPATVILPCKSEWARIMFLTQPAGGFAAPCRFFALQMGKDVLVGAIEPMLMTIMPGVMGSPAVAMLQEARRVMTEILEATGGQPYRPGP from the coding sequence ATGAAAAGGTGGCTGGCTGCGGTTTCCCTGGTCTTAGGCCTGGCCTTCGCCCAGGCGCTGGTGGTGGAGGTTAAGGGTACCCTGGAAGAGGTGGAGGCCAAGACCCTGGCCGCCCTCAAGGGGGTGGGCCTCGAGCCCGACCGGGTGTTGAACCTGGGGGAACAGGTGCGCCAGGTGACGGGCCCGGGCTTCCCCGAGTACCGCCTTGTCCTTTTGAAGCCCGAAAGGGGGAGCATAGAGGCGGTGACCAAGAACCCCATGGCGGCCGTCGTCCTGCCGCCTACCGTCTTCCTCACCGGGAAGGAAGGCCGCTACCTGGTGGGCACCCTGGACGGCCGGCTCCTCTTCTCCATGCTCCAGGTCTACGGCGGCGAGGTGGAGCGGATGGTGTGGCGCCTCGAGGCCGCTTTGGGCCGCCTTGGGGTGGTGCGCAAGGTCTCCCCGGCCCTGATGCCCGACCCCAAGAGCGGCATGATGCCCGCCCTGCTCTACCGGGTGGCGGGGGCCAAGGCCGAGGATGTGGTCCTTTTGGTAGAGTCGGAGCTCACCGCCCACGGCCTCAACCTTCTCCCCAGCGTCAAAGTGGGCCCGGCGACCGTGATCCTGCCCTGCAAGAGCGAGTGGGCCCGGATCATGTTCCTCACCCAGCCCGCCGGAGGATTTGCCGCTCCTTGCCGCTTCTTTGCCCTGCAGATGGGGAAGGATGTACTGGTGGGGGCCATTGAGCCCATGCTCATGACCATCATGCCGGGGGTCATGGGAAGCCCGGCGGTGGCCATGCTGCAGGAGGCGAGGAGGGTCATGACCGAGATCCTAGAGGCCACGGGCGGACAACCCTACCGCCCGGGTCCATAG
- a CDS encoding FAD-dependent oxidoreductase: MGKVNRRELLKTGAALAAFGALGGQGFAQEFYASPPTLLPRTRAPRVVVVGGGWGGTTVARKLKQQNPGVEVVLVEQKPLFMSCPMSNLFLAGVKPLEWLVFDYTNVVKDGVIFVQEKVLDINRDRRLVRTTGGYLAYDFLVLAPGIDYMYEAIPGYEEVKHLMPVGFKPFEHVALRRMLDRFDETGGELVLAIPNPPYRCPPGPYERAAMLAWRLKTKGVKGKVIVLDANPQPISKAPGFLAAYNELYKDYLEYRPNTRITGLDYGKKVVHTELGDVPFALADIIPPMKAAEIVRRVGLGERWANVRIPYFLSEKDDRVYLVGDITGNTPYPKSGMVAYVSGTIVARHLTERLKGKPLAEIPPELPTNICYSFVDSEEAIWVAANYSWDEAAKQIKAQSSVDNQRSKANGQAAFGWALGLWNDMFGPA; encoded by the coding sequence ATGGGTAAGGTGAACCGGCGCGAGCTTCTCAAGACCGGCGCGGCCCTAGCCGCTTTCGGGGCCCTGGGGGGCCAGGGCTTCGCCCAGGAGTTCTACGCGAGCCCTCCCACCCTTCTTCCCCGCACCCGGGCCCCCCGCGTGGTGGTGGTGGGGGGCGGCTGGGGCGGCACCACGGTGGCCCGTAAGCTGAAGCAGCAAAACCCCGGGGTGGAGGTGGTCCTGGTGGAGCAGAAGCCCCTCTTCATGTCCTGCCCCATGTCCAACCTCTTCCTGGCGGGGGTGAAGCCTTTGGAGTGGCTGGTCTTTGACTACACCAACGTGGTCAAAGATGGGGTGATCTTCGTCCAGGAAAAGGTCTTGGACATCAACCGGGACCGCCGTCTGGTGCGCACCACGGGGGGGTACCTGGCCTACGATTTCCTGGTCCTGGCCCCGGGCATTGACTACATGTACGAGGCCATCCCCGGCTACGAGGAGGTCAAGCACCTGATGCCCGTGGGCTTCAAGCCCTTTGAGCACGTGGCCCTCCGCCGCATGCTGGACCGGTTTGACGAGACCGGGGGCGAGCTGGTCCTCGCCATCCCCAACCCCCCCTACCGTTGCCCCCCGGGCCCCTACGAGCGGGCGGCCATGCTGGCCTGGCGCCTAAAGACCAAGGGGGTGAAGGGCAAGGTCATCGTCCTGGACGCCAACCCCCAGCCCATCTCCAAAGCCCCTGGGTTCCTGGCTGCCTACAACGAGCTCTACAAGGATTACCTGGAGTACCGCCCCAACACCCGCATCACCGGGCTGGACTACGGGAAGAAGGTGGTGCACACCGAACTTGGGGATGTGCCCTTCGCCCTGGCCGACATCATCCCCCCAATGAAGGCGGCGGAGATCGTGCGGCGGGTAGGGCTTGGGGAGCGCTGGGCCAACGTGCGCATTCCCTACTTCCTTTCCGAGAAGGATGACCGCGTCTACCTGGTGGGGGACATCACCGGCAACACTCCCTACCCCAAGAGCGGCATGGTGGCCTATGTCTCCGGGACCATCGTGGCGCGGCACCTCACGGAGAGGCTCAAGGGTAAGCCCCTGGCCGAGATCCCGCCGGAACTTCCCACCAATATCTGCTACTCCTTCGTGGACTCGGAGGAGGCCATCTGGGTGGCGGCCAACTACTCCTGGGACGAGGCGGCCAAGCAGATCAAAGCCCAAAGCTCCGTGGACAACCAGCGTTCCAAGGCCAACGGGCAGGCTGCCTTTGGCTGGGCCCTGGGCCTTTGGAACGACATGTTTGGCCCCGCGTGA